A part of Diceros bicornis minor isolate mBicDic1 chromosome 32, mDicBic1.mat.cur, whole genome shotgun sequence genomic DNA contains:
- the MLYCD gene encoding malonyl-CoA decarboxylase, mitochondrial yields the protein MRGLQPGLTARRLLPLRLPPRPRPCGPRLSSGPAVAGALERAMDELLRRAVPATPVYELREKTPAPAEGQCADFVSFYGGLAAAAERAELLGRLARGFGVDHGQVAEQSAGVLQLRQQPREAAVLLQAEDRLRYALVPRYRGLFHHISKLDGGVRFLVRLRADLLEAQALKLVEGPHVREMNGVLKGMLSEWFSSGFLNLERVTWHSPCEVLQKISEAEAVHPVKNWMDMKRRVGPYRRCYFFSHCSTPGEPLVVLHLALTSEISSSIQAIVKECPPSETEEKNRIAAAIFYSISLTQQGLQGVELGTFLIKRVVKELQKEFPHLGTFSSLSPIPGFTKWLLGLLNSQAKDHGRNELFTDSESKEISEIIGGPVNETLKGFLSSNEWVRSEKLVRALQAPLMRLCAWYLYGEKHRGYALNPVANFHLQNGAVLWRINWMADVSLKGLSGSCGLMVNYRYHLEETAANSTAYLSSKNIKASEQVLSLVAQFQKNSKL from the exons ATGAGAGGCCTCCAGCCAGGGCTGACGGCGCGACGCCTCCTCCCGCTGCGGCTACCCCCGCGGCCGCGGCCGTGCGGACCCCGGCTGTCGAGCGGGCCGGCGGTGGCGGGCGCGCTGGAGCGGGCCATGGACGAGCTGCTGCGCCGCGCCGTGCCCGCGACGCCGGTCTACGAGCTGCGCGAGAAGACGCCGGCGCCCGCCGAGGGCCAGTGCGCGGACTTCGTGAGCTTCTACGGCGGCCTGGCCGCGGCGGCCGAGCGCGCCGAGCTGCTGGGCCGCCTGGCGCGGGGCTTCGGCGTGGACCACGGCCAGGTGGCCGAGCAGAGCGCCGGCGTGCTCCAGCTGCGCCAGCAGCCGCGGGAGGCGGCCGTGCTGCTGCAGGCCGAGGACCGGCTGCGCTACGCGCTGGTGCCGCGCTACCGCGGCCTCTTCCACCACATCAGCAAGCTGGACGGCGGCGTGCGCTTCCTGGTGCGGCTGCGCGCCGACCTGCTCGAGGCGCAGGCCCTCAAGCTGGTGGAGGGGCCGCACGTCCGG GAGATGAACGGAGTGCTGAAAGGCATGCTCTCAGAGTGGTTCTCTTCGGGGTTCCTGAACCTGGAGCGGGTCACCTGGCACTCGCCGTGTGAGGTGCTTCAGAAGATCAGTGA GGCTGAGGCTGTGCATCCTGTGAAAAATTGGATGGACATGAAACGGCGTGTGGGCCCTTACAGAAGGTGTTACTTCTTCTCCCACTGCTCGACCCCCGGGGAGCCCCTGGTCGTTTTGCACCTGGCCCTGACCAGCGAGATCTCCagcagcatccag GCGATAGTGAAGGAGTGTCCTCCGTCGGAGACGGAGGAGAAGAACAGGATCGCCGCTGCCATCTTCTACTCCATCAGCCTGACGCAGCAGGGCCTGCAGGGCGTGGAGCTGGGCACCTTCCTCATAAAGCGAGTGGTGAAGGAGCTGCAG AAAGAGTTTCCTCACCTCGGGACATTTTCAAGTCTGTCTCCTATACCCGGATTCACCAAATGGCTTCTGGGGCTCCTGAACTCGCAAGCAAAGGATCACGGGAGGAATGAACTGTTTACAGATTCTGAAAGTAAAGAAATCTCTGAGATCATCGGTGGTCCCGTTAATGAGACCCTCAAGGGCTTTCTCAGCAGCAATGAGTGGGTGAGGTCTGAAAAGCTGGTGCGGGCGCTGCAGGCGCCCCTGATGAGGCTCTGTGCCTGGTACCTGTATGGGGAGAAGCACCGGGGCTACGCGCTGAACCCCGTGGCGAACTTCCACCTGCAGAATGGGGCCGTGCTGTGGCGCATCAACTGGATGGCCGACGTGAGCCTCAAGGGCCTCTCGGGCTCGTGCGGCCTGATGGTCAACTACCGCTACCACCTGGAGGAGACGGCCGCCAACAGCACCGCCTACCTCAGCTCGAAGAACATCAAAGCTTCCGAGCAGGTCCTCAGCCTGGTGGCCCAGTTTCAGAAGAACAGCAAACTTTAG